Proteins encoded by one window of Candidatus Binatia bacterium:
- a CDS encoding SgcJ/EcaC family oxidoreductase — protein sequence MVPLNVRGRVLSARRRVLCVLAVVLASFAGCAPAAKQESATEVRSEIEASNKQFMDAFARRDAAAIGLLYAEDGQVLPPGAPPLDGREAIVTMWQSVLALPFAGVTLQTGDVGVGEDSAWETGRYTMTGNDGKTAETGKYIVVWKHGEAGWKIYRDIWNSNTPATSPAPGGTPAAP from the coding sequence ATGGTTCCGCTGAACGTTCGCGGGAGGGTTTTGTCCGCCCGGCGCCGCGTCCTGTGCGTCCTGGCGGTCGTTCTGGCTTCGTTCGCGGGATGCGCGCCTGCAGCCAAGCAGGAGAGCGCCACCGAGGTCCGCTCGGAGATCGAGGCCTCGAACAAGCAGTTCATGGATGCGTTCGCGCGCCGGGATGCCGCCGCGATCGGGCTCCTGTACGCCGAAGACGGCCAGGTGCTCCCGCCGGGGGCTCCGCCGCTCGATGGGCGCGAGGCGATCGTGACGATGTGGCAGAGCGTTCTCGCGCTTCCCTTCGCGGGCGTCACGCTGCAGACGGGCGACGTCGGCGTTGGCGAAGACTCCGCCTGGGAGACCGGGCGGTATACGATGACGGGGAACGACGGCAAGACCGCGGAAACGGGCAAATACATCGTGGTCTGGAAGCACGGCGAGGCTGGATGGAAGATCTATCGCGATATCTGGAACAGCAACACCCCCGCGACCTCGCCCGCGCCCGGAGGGACGCCGGCCGCTCCATAG